TGATAGGCTtctctttaatattttcctCCCTTTCCAAGTGCTATTTCTTTGTCATATTATCAGCCTGCAATCAAAAGCTCTAGCGTTAGTTTGCAATTAAGGTAGACTTGGTGAATAAGTTAGGAAAAAGCCCATTAACTACCGGGACTCTTCCTTTGGTTTGAATGTCATCACTctgttaaaaataaatactaacTTCATGTAAACTTCATCACCTAGTTTTAAAGACAGTAACTAATTATAATGCAAGATAATGGCCGGAAAATGGAAGGTAACATCTCCTAGAAGGGATCAAACATAGGCATTAATAAAGATGAAAATACCACATACTACAAGTAACTAAGTACTGACCCATGATTGCCAAGGCAAGGTGATAGCAGTGGGAACCCAAAATAAAAGAcatagggggtgtttggcaaatgagaTGGCCTAAACACCGTAGTTGAtatagattgatgtgaaaaaaagtaagaatgtttggtataaaaaaatgaaaaagtggtatggaaaagtgaaaaagttttgttttgtagtgatttttttatttgaataataataaaaagtgaattatttgatattgatttttttgggaaatggagATGAACAGTGTTTGAgccaaccccatccccattaccaaacaaagccataaataaagaaaagaatacaCAATATTCAAAGATAAATAATTGATCATGTCAAGTGGAAATTATCTAAACAGAAATTGAGGAATTTCAGTAGTTGCTCAAAACATATATCATTGTGTTTATCTGTGTATAGTTGCTAAACATGTCAAACATATAATCACAACCAAGTAGAGGCAGGCACGAGAGTGTTTCCCGCTGAATGTGTAAAAAACAAGGGTGATAATTTGTCAAGTTCATTTCAGCGGCATTTAATTGTTAATACCTAATTCAGATCTTATGCAAACAGATTTAAGAGTATCTGGTATGAAAACAGCCATTCATTTATACCTCTAAAAGATTAAAACTTACAACTTTCCCTTCTTGCTAACCATATACATGGATCCTTCTATGCCTACTCTCATATACCCAAATAAATTATCAACACGAGAAGCTTCGACAATCAGCTAAATCTACTAcaagacaaagaaacaagaatacCCATAAAGCTAAAATGGCAAAATATGAGCAAACAGTTGAAGAATGAAagaattaagaaagaaaatataggGTAAATTTTAGATATGGAGACGAAAAAATTTCTGATCTTCAAAGTAACGTGTGGAAGATGAAAATGGCATAAAGATGAGTTTTTGGAGATCTATGAAGGAATGTAGGAAGATAATAGAAAGTATAGAATAGTTACCTAAAATCTGTGTCGGCTCTTGTTTCTTCTACGATACCATTTAGCATCGGAATCTTCAGATGAATAGGAACGCCTGTGTCTACTCTTGTCACTTCTATGGTGCCTCTCAGTATCAGAATTTTCAGATGAATCAGAACCCTTGTGTGTGCTCCTGTTTCTTTGATGCCGCCTCTCGAGGTCAGAATCTTTAGATGAATACAAGCACTTGTCTCTGCTCTTGTCACTTCTATGATGCCTCTCAGGGTTGGAATCTTTATGCGAATAGGAATCCTTTTGTGTGCTCTTGTAACTTCTATGATGCCTCTCAGGGTCCGGATCTTGAGATGAAAAGGAATTCTTGTGTCTGCTCTTGTTACTTCTATGATGCCTCTCAGGGTCGGGATCTTGAGATGAATAGGAATTCTTGTGTCTGCTCTTGTTACTTCTCTGATGCCTCCCAGGCTCAGACTCTTCAGATGAAAAGGAACGCTTGGATCTGCTCTTATCACTTTTATGACGCCTATCAAGGTCAGAATCTTCAGATGAGTAAGAACAGGCGTCCCTACACATTTTACTTCTACCATTTCTGTCATCAGCAGAATCTTCAGATGAGTAGGCATGCTTGTGCCTGCTCTTTTTGCGTCTATCAGACTCTGTACCGTCTGATGAACTCGATTCAGAATGATTTCgcctttttttcttcatcttgtgtttcttcttctttgatctCTTATCCCCATCCTCAGAAGATAACTCATCTTCATTTGGATCGTTCCATTCACTACTAGGTTGTGGCTGCTGCTTTTGTCGCTTATTCTTCTTCCTGGACTTCTTGGATTTGCCAGAGAAGTTGGTCAGCAACATGGGGATATCACCCCCACTGAGGAACCCTACAAAATGGATGGGGATGACAGTCACGAGCATCCAAATATATACAAGATAGTAATTGTCACTGAACTTACTAGAATAGAAAGGGCAGTTACCTCCATACTCATCAAATATGTCATCAGCAACTATTTGCTGGTTAGGATCATCCGGTTTAAACCCTCCCCGGGGAGGACTAACTCCTGGTTTTTGCTTAAGCTCCCACTTTAAAGGCTGTGAAATAGGCCAAAGAACACGggtgatttgatttgattcaGAAACAATATATGGTTTTGAGTGGAATAAAATTACAGGTGCAAAATGAGGATATATCTCTGACAAGCAAAAAGAGATGAATATCCACTCAAAGATGGGGGTGGTACTTATGagcaaaaaaatgaaaggagagCCGCCTAAAATTACTTTACCACATGCCATGGAGACTGATGAATGCACTAGTAAATGAAATTGGTTTAATTCAAGTTCAAGGAGTGAAAAGTGCTACAAGGAGGCCAGGAAATAATCCAGTAGCACACCTCAACAGCCGACAGAATCTTACAGATTCACCAAGTAAACAGCAATAACAAGTTGGTTTCTATGAGCAGCAAGGAAAAATTGGCTTTAACAAGCCATTAACCAAGTTTTTGAGCAACCAATGGATGGTGAGACTGACCTCACTGGGATCAACATGGGCAAGTATGGCATTTAAGGGGTCATCTCTTTTCAGTCGACTCTCTTCATTAGGCATTATAGCATCCTTCAATGGACATTCGCGGTCACCACTTTGGTGGCCATAATTTCCACATCTTAGACATTTCACATTGCGCACTTCAACTCCAAATGGTTTCACTCTAGCAGGAACACCAGTCTCCATCCTGGAAAAATTAatcattgatgaaattttcaaCTAAATTGGTGTTCACTTATCAATATCACATGTATGCTAAACTCAAAATAACTGTGTAAATGATAGCAGTTACAAGGTCACTGTGCATCTCCATAGCCAGAGGGAAGCACCAGGTAAAGAGTTCATAAAGCTTGACATTTCATTTCAAAAGAATAAACATCAGAATCCTGAAGAAGGCTTATAAATATATCACTTATCTTCTAAAAGTTGTAATGTATCACAAACCTATTACAAGTCTTTTGGCAGTTTCAATACATTCAaaatagattttgtttttttcaacaCACTAAAAATAGATGACTAGCTACTTAAACCCCCTTTTGGATAGAGCAACTccaacaaaattacaaaattcaaGTGCTCTTTTCAACcatgtaaaaataataacaactGTGGAGGGGTATTTAAAAATCAGAACCATCATTAAAAACTGCAAGGAAATGGAAGTTGAGATAAATACAATCAATCTGCATGGACAAATTTGTTGGATTGATAACATCTTTTCTAAATAGCACACAATTGTACAATAAGCAATACCAAGGAGTTATATCAATCTGGCATGGCTTATTTGATAGCTTCTCTTTTGCATTTTCATTATAAGGGGATTTTCCTTATATTTCTAATAAGCCTGTGGAGAAGTTTCCCAAAATATGGAAGAATTAAAAAGGCATGCTTATATCATACTTTCGTAATTGATGCCCAAAATGTTCATTGGGACAAATTCAGCTTGCGCAAATTCACTTGGGCCCAACACCACTTTGTTGCGCAAAATAACAGGCCTGATATTACCAAGGTGTTCAGCATCAGCATCACAAAAGGAAAGCTGTCATCCACAAACAACAATAGTGATACTGCCACAATTCTTCAAGAACCCCTTCCCACAGCCCCCTGGAGTTGTTAAAGAAGCCAAATAGAGTGTCATCAGCCAAAACCAAAAATTTGACCATGGAAATGCAAGAAAGAAAATCCATTTCTTCCATTTCCAGCCGAAACTAAATCTGTCCAGCATATAGGTTGAACAGTCTCATTTCAGGTGATCACGACACTTCTTAATATTTAGCTTGCAGATTCCTCCATTGATCCTATTGTCAACGCACTCATTAGCTATGAgaactaaataaaaaatctgtCTCCAGTCAATAAAAGTGTTCTGTGAGTCCAACACCAATCTCACTCAATCCCCTTTCAAAGCTGTTAACCAAAACCTTTGCCAAGAGCTTATAAACATTTCCAAACCAAACTAATCAGCCAAAAGTCCCTAATATTTTGAGCTAACATTCCAAACCAGCACTCAAACAACTAACAAAGCCTAATGGCATTCTGAATATTCCACAATATTGATTCTTAAACTCGTCGCCACAACCATGTAACTTGTGAACACTAAAACAATTAAACAACCATTTGTAGTTAATGCCACATATATTAAACAACTACACCCATTAAAGAGGGAGTCAAGCACATCATTGTATAAATTAGCAAAACATCTCCATGCAATGTATTAGATAAAcatgtacatatataatttCCCAACATCCAAACAAaacaactttatatatattgaaagagaacccaaacccaaaaaaatttctaagctCCATAATGGAGAATAGGAATCTAGTATTTCAGTTAAAGGAATAACATAGACAGAGTCACTGAATACATATTATGGTCCCAGGAATTATTCTTTCGCTTGCTtcaacctaatttttttttaattagtaattgaaatatcatcaaaattgtaaagtgcaacccaagtacacaagaaatatacaaatTGGACGTCCAATTTAAGACTCTTTCgccttttttgttcatcatgGTTATGGAGGCGTTCAGCAGGATGATTGATGCTTCTATCAACGGGGGGTTCATCAATGGTTTCTATGTAGGAGCTAGAGAGCCTGATCGGGTAATGGtttctcaccttctttttgctgatgatatgctggttttttgtggggctgTTCCTGATCAAATCAGATTTATTAAAGCCCTTCTTATTGGCTTTGAGGCTGTCTCCGAGTTAAAAGTAAATCGGGCCAAATCTGTTTTGGTCCCTGTAGGAGGTATGGATGAGGTGGGTGATTTGGCTGGTATTCTGGGATGTGGCACTAGTTCGttgcctttgaagtatttgggtcttccacTAGGGGCCTCGTTCAAGCTTTTGGCTATATGGGAGgacatgttggagaagattgctagaaggttggccccttGAAAACATAtgtatttgtccaagggggctACGCTCACCCTCATCAAGAGTACCTTATCCAATCTCCCTGCCTATTTTCTATCTCTTTTTCCTATCCCTACTACTGTGGCGAGTCATATTGAGAAGCTCCAACGGGACTTTTTATAGGGTGGGCTCAACGATGAGTTTAAGTTCCACTTGGTTAGCTAGCACGAGGTTTGCTCTCCGGTTCTGAGGGTGGTTTAGGGATTCGGAGTTTGCGTTtatttaatcaagctctttggggaaatggttgtggagatttgctcatgaggaagaggcttggtggagaagaaTCTTGGTGGCGAAGTATGGGGtgttttggggtggttggcgttctaAGGTCCCTCATGGatcgcatggggtggggttatggaaataCATTTGTAAGGGCTGGAGGTCGTTTCAAAGTTACTTTAGATTTGATCCTGGATCGGGGTCGatagtcaaattttgggaggatacTTGGTGTGGAGAGTTGTCTCTCAAGGAGGCTTTTCCCGTTCTCTTCAATATAGCTAGTaataaggatgcttccattgcggatatTAGGGAGTGTTTAAATGTCAGGGTTCTTTGGAATGTTATCTTTACTCGTAGAATTCAAGATTGGGAGGAGACGGTCTTAGCCTCTCTTTTCTCGCTCCTGTATTCACTCTCGATgcgtggggaaggggaggatcagatgtggtggattccttaaaagaaaagggaaatttGATGTTCGCTCTTTTTATTGGAAGCTTGCTCTTAAAGAGCCCAACCACTTctcttggaaaagtatttggtgTACCAAGGTTCCCTCGAGAGTGGCATTTTTTGCATGGTCGGCCACCCTTGGGAAATCTCTTACTTtagataat
This genomic interval from Corylus avellana chromosome ca3, CavTom2PMs-1.0 contains the following:
- the LOC132175161 gene encoding uncharacterized zinc finger CCHC domain-containing protein At4g19190 translates to MEGEEGGIRLSKRFSDKGGEGEVDYKTKAGTAWSHSYLNQKPWHPLSYPNQRRKWIAEQTHAHRERRAEEVAREYAQEQEFFRQSALISKKEKEKVEMMKAVSFMYVRPPGYNAESAKAAEIADEKKREEYTNPSQDPLADGASTAMPPESVPVKGEEKKKPRPKDVFGRPLPTEEEFDVLKNAPRMETGVPARVKPFGVEVRNVKCLRCGNYGHQSGDRECPLKDAIMPNEESRLKRDDPLNAILAHVDPSEPLKWELKQKPGVSPPRGGFKPDDPNQQIVADDIFDEYGGFLSGGDIPMLLTNFSGKSKKSRKKNKRQKQQPQPSSEWNDPNEDELSSEDGDKRSKKKKHKMKKKRRNHSESSSSDGTESDRRKKSRHKHAYSSEDSADDRNGRSKMCRDACSYSSEDSDLDRRHKSDKSRSKRSFSSEESEPGRHQRSNKSRHKNSYSSQDPDPERHHRSNKSRHKNSFSSQDPDPERHHRSYKSTQKDSYSHKDSNPERHHRSDKSRDKCLYSSKDSDLERRHQRNRSTHKGSDSSENSDTERHHRSDKSRHRRSYSSEDSDAKWYRRRNKSRHRF